In Pedobacter sp. MC2016-14, the following proteins share a genomic window:
- a CDS encoding GNAT family N-acetyltransferase: protein MQISQVSDAKTIKDFLNLPRNIYAEDKNWIAPLDKDLEHVFDPKRNPFFQHGKCTRWILKDQNGNCIGRIAAFVNDKKAYQYPQPTGGVGFFECINDQDAAFELFSTAEKWLKEQGMQAMDGPINFGENDTFWGLLVEGFSPPSYGMNYNPTYYHSLFENYGFATAYQQITNHLAVKKPFPERFTKIATWVTNKPGYTFEHFSRKNPDKYISDLMEIYNDGWKDFENFVPIKKETLQESFKQMETIMDEKLIWFAYINGEPASFVVIIPDANQFIKDFKGKLGLIEKIKFVYRRWKGVNRMRAIVMGTKSAFQKHGLESALFIKLKEYVLPKNQYDELELSWVGDFNDKMLSIHEATGATFGKRHLTLHKVF from the coding sequence ATGCAGATAAGCCAGGTTAGTGATGCCAAAACGATTAAAGATTTTCTAAATCTTCCACGCAATATTTATGCGGAGGACAAGAATTGGATAGCTCCTCTTGACAAGGACCTGGAACATGTATTTGACCCGAAAAGAAATCCTTTTTTTCAACATGGAAAATGCACAAGGTGGATCCTGAAAGACCAAAACGGAAACTGTATAGGAAGAATTGCAGCCTTTGTGAATGATAAAAAAGCGTACCAGTACCCACAACCGACTGGTGGAGTAGGTTTTTTTGAGTGTATAAATGATCAAGATGCTGCATTTGAGCTATTTTCTACAGCAGAAAAATGGTTGAAAGAACAGGGAATGCAAGCAATGGATGGACCAATAAACTTTGGCGAGAACGATACTTTCTGGGGTTTACTTGTAGAAGGCTTCAGTCCTCCATCTTATGGGATGAATTATAATCCAACTTATTATCATTCACTCTTCGAAAATTATGGATTTGCCACTGCTTACCAGCAAATCACCAATCACCTGGCAGTAAAAAAACCATTCCCAGAGCGTTTCACCAAAATTGCTACCTGGGTAACAAATAAGCCTGGATATACATTTGAACATTTCTCCAGAAAAAATCCTGATAAATATATTTCAGATCTTATGGAAATCTATAATGATGGCTGGAAAGATTTTGAAAATTTTGTACCCATCAAAAAAGAGACCCTTCAGGAGAGTTTTAAGCAGATGGAAACAATAATGGACGAAAAGTTGATTTGGTTCGCTTATATCAACGGGGAACCAGCTTCATTTGTTGTTATTATTCCTGATGCAAATCAATTTATAAAAGATTTTAAAGGGAAATTAGGGTTGATTGAAAAAATAAAGTTTGTGTATAGAAGATGGAAAGGTGTGAACAGAATGCGTGCTATTGTTATGGGAACAAAATCAGCATTTCAAAAACATGGACTTGAGTCTGCTCTTTTTATAAAACTTAAAGAGTATGTTCTGCCAAAAAACCAATATGATGAACTTGAACTCTCGTGGGTTGGGGATTTTAACGATAAAATGCTTTCTATCCATGAAGCAACTGGTGCCACTTTTGGGAAGCGGCACCTAACGTTGCATAAGGTATTTTAG
- a CDS encoding helix-turn-helix domain-containing protein, translated as MNIIGKNIRHLRQKNGWSQGEVAKRLNISIPAFSKIETGITDINISRLGQIANLFEVSTMDIISKEGENPQSRNFEEIANLKEKLAQREDEVIKLQKKVIELYEEIREK; from the coding sequence ATGAATATCATCGGTAAAAACATCAGACACCTTCGTCAAAAGAATGGCTGGAGTCAGGGAGAAGTAGCAAAACGACTAAATATCTCCATTCCAGCTTTTTCTAAGATAGAAACAGGTATTACTGATATCAACATCTCAAGGCTTGGACAAATCGCAAACTTATTTGAAGTTTCGACTATGGATATTATCTCAAAAGAGGGTGAAAATCCACAGTCACGTAATTTTGAAGAAATTGCAAACCTTAAAGAAAAATTGGCGCAGAGAGAAGATGAAGTGATTAAACTTCAGAAAAAAGTGATTGAGCTTTACGAAGAAATCAGAGAAAAATAG
- the prmA gene encoding 50S ribosomal protein L11 methyltransferase has product MKYIQVAFIFTAIADYQQDLLINELAEIGFDTFEDTEAGFDAFIQADQFQIEQLDVVLVSLKEELDFSYLIKEVADENWNKEWEKNFEPLIISDQCYVRATFHQPQDKYPYQIIIDPKMAFGTGHHQTTTMMMEYILETDFQQKIVLDMGCGTGILAILAAMKGARDLTAIDYDDVCYESTKENMQLNNCTYIKAICGGKEVIPSERYDVILANINRNILLDQIQTYAEVLRTDGSIYFSGFYEYPDLDMIRDACRDFGINYVSHKKNGDWVAAHFKMS; this is encoded by the coding sequence ATGAAATATATACAAGTTGCATTTATTTTTACAGCGATAGCGGATTATCAGCAAGATCTTTTGATAAACGAACTTGCTGAAATTGGCTTTGATACTTTTGAAGATACCGAAGCTGGTTTTGATGCTTTTATTCAAGCTGATCAGTTTCAAATTGAACAGCTTGATGTTGTTTTAGTATCATTAAAAGAAGAACTGGATTTTTCCTATCTGATTAAGGAAGTCGCTGATGAAAACTGGAACAAGGAGTGGGAGAAAAATTTTGAGCCCCTGATAATTTCGGATCAATGTTATGTAAGGGCAACTTTTCATCAGCCACAGGATAAATATCCATATCAGATTATTATAGACCCAAAAATGGCTTTTGGTACAGGTCATCATCAAACCACAACAATGATGATGGAGTATATTTTAGAAACTGATTTTCAACAGAAAATAGTGCTTGATATGGGTTGTGGCACTGGGATATTGGCTATTTTAGCGGCTATGAAAGGGGCAAGGGATCTTACAGCCATAGATTATGATGATGTCTGTTACGAAAGCACAAAAGAAAATATGCAATTAAATAATTGTACATATATAAAGGCAATCTGTGGTGGTAAAGAGGTTATTCCCAGTGAAAGGTACGACGTCATACTCGCAAATATTAATAGGAACATTTTGTTGGATCAAATTCAAACTTATGCTGAAGTTCTAAGAACGGATGGATCAATTTACTTTAGCGGATTTTACGAATATCCTGATTTGGACATGATAAGGGATGCCTGTAGGGATTTTGGAATTAATTATGTTAGTCACAAAAAAAATGGAGATTGGGTAGCTGCACATTTTAAAATGTCGTAG
- the tpiA gene encoding triose-phosphate isomerase produces the protein MRKKIVAGNWKMNLDYAAGISVFSEIVNMVKDEKNGSQDVVICAPFIHLNSLSKLGGETVKIGAQNCHQNESGAFTGEISAGMIKSVGCEYVLIGHSERRQYFAETDALLAEKTVIALKNNLIPIFCIGETLDERNNGSYFEVIKSQLENGLFSLDAESFSKIIVAYEPVWAIGTGLTASSDQAQEVHAFIRKEISEKYSMAIADATSILYGGSCNPKNADELFAQKDIDGGLIGGASLKSRDFMDIIKAFNS, from the coding sequence ATGAGAAAAAAAATTGTAGCTGGAAACTGGAAAATGAACTTAGATTATGCCGCAGGCATATCGGTTTTTTCTGAGATCGTTAATATGGTTAAAGATGAAAAAAATGGTAGTCAGGATGTGGTAATCTGCGCGCCGTTTATTCACTTAAACAGCTTGTCGAAATTAGGTGGCGAAACTGTTAAAATTGGTGCTCAAAACTGCCATCAGAATGAAAGCGGTGCATTTACCGGCGAGATTTCTGCTGGAATGATTAAATCAGTAGGCTGCGAATATGTACTCATAGGCCATTCAGAGCGCAGACAATACTTTGCTGAAACTGATGCATTGTTGGCTGAAAAAACAGTTATTGCATTGAAAAACAATTTGATTCCAATATTTTGTATTGGAGAAACACTTGATGAACGAAATAACGGGAGTTATTTTGAAGTGATTAAATCTCAACTTGAAAATGGATTGTTTAGTTTGGATGCAGAAAGTTTCTCTAAAATAATAGTTGCGTATGAACCCGTTTGGGCTATCGGTACGGGCTTAACTGCTAGTTCTGACCAGGCACAGGAGGTGCATGCCTTCATTAGAAAGGAGATCTCGGAGAAATACAGTATGGCTATCGCTGACGCAACAAGCATTTTATACGGCGGAAGTTGCAATCCTAAAAATGCAGATGAGTTGTTCGCTCAAAAAGATATTGATGGAGGATTGATTGGAGGAGCTTCTTTAAAATCACGTGACTTTATGGACATCATTAAGGCTTTTAATTCCTAA
- a CDS encoding GlmU family protein, whose protein sequence is MTVNLFDDGAWESLRPLTYTRPVADLRVGILTIAEKWAKHLDMETGFSTQSYLSAKFRSVKSASFSINGSVCPDEQLVYEIRNLKVGESLVKKDILIAYAPVPESQFYTAHDFTSKEYSHDLTRLVFPEDIFKFNDAELKKDFKLLTVGRISAKLSATNSFIGDSIFVEEGATAECSTFNSLNGPIYLGKNSEIWEGCNIRGSFALGENSQVKMGSKIYGQTTIGPYSRVGGEINNAIIWGYSSKGHEGYLGNSVVGQWCNIGADSNNSNLKNNYAEVKLWEYAKESFRKTGLQFCGLIMADHAKCGINTMFNTGTVAGVSANIFGSGFPRNFIPDFAWGGAQGFETYSLEKMFDTAAKVYSRRALEFDQQEKDMLTEIYNITAKYRHF, encoded by the coding sequence CCCGGCCGGTGGCAGATCTTCGGGTCGGTATTTTAACCATAGCAGAAAAATGGGCTAAACATCTTGATATGGAAACTGGTTTTAGTACTCAAAGTTACCTGAGTGCCAAGTTTAGGTCAGTCAAATCTGCTAGCTTTTCTATTAATGGTTCTGTATGTCCCGATGAGCAATTGGTTTATGAAATAAGAAATTTAAAAGTTGGTGAATCTCTTGTTAAAAAGGACATTTTAATAGCTTATGCACCGGTTCCGGAAAGCCAATTTTATACAGCTCACGATTTTACGTCCAAAGAATATTCCCATGACCTTACCAGGTTGGTATTTCCAGAAGATATATTTAAATTTAATGATGCCGAGTTAAAAAAGGATTTTAAGTTACTCACAGTTGGAAGAATCTCTGCGAAGCTAAGTGCAACGAATAGTTTTATTGGTGACTCTATTTTTGTGGAAGAAGGTGCCACTGCAGAATGTTCTACGTTTAATAGTTTGAATGGACCAATTTACCTGGGTAAAAATAGTGAGATTTGGGAAGGATGTAACATCAGAGGGTCTTTTGCTTTGGGCGAAAATTCTCAGGTAAAAATGGGTTCAAAAATATATGGTCAAACCACCATCGGGCCTTACAGTAGGGTTGGGGGAGAAATCAATAATGCCATTATATGGGGTTATTCCTCCAAAGGACATGAAGGTTATCTCGGTAATTCTGTTGTAGGGCAATGGTGTAATATTGGTGCAGATAGTAACAATTCAAATCTGAAAAATAACTATGCAGAAGTGAAACTATGGGAGTATGCAAAAGAAAGTTTCAGAAAGACGGGTTTGCAGTTCTGCGGACTAATTATGGCTGATCACGCAAAGTGTGGTATAAATACAATGTTCAATACAGGAACAGTTGCAGGGGTTAGCGCCAATATTTTTGGATCTGGTTTCCCCAGAAACTTTATTCCTGATTTTGCCTGGGGTGGCGCGCAGGGATTTGAAACGTATAGCCTGGAGAAAATGTTTGACACGGCAGCTAAAGTATACTCGCGCAGAGCGCTTGAGTTTGATCAGCAGGAAAAAGATATGTTGACAGAAATTTATAATATTACCGCCAAATACAGGCATTTTTAA